The following coding sequences are from one Eucalyptus grandis isolate ANBG69807.140 chromosome 11, ASM1654582v1, whole genome shotgun sequence window:
- the LOC104426323 gene encoding LOW QUALITY PROTEIN: hydroxyproline O-galactosyltransferase GALT6 (The sequence of the model RefSeq protein was modified relative to this genomic sequence to represent the inferred CDS: inserted 2 bases in 2 codons) produces the protein MKRPKSEKLDMVLSLTRQRSLQILICVGLLYVVLVTVEIPFVFISGFNSLSQETLSRPQTQLQTGRDLQEKDAPTRPHVTVSQNSDELAPTRLAEPRNIVSGLNFEKTWKTGVTGGXLGLDKSAKVAWEVGRQFWDELQSGKLNIINQKPKNGSESCPNSVSLSGSEFLNRKRLMVLPCGLTLGSHITVVGKPRSAHAEHDPKIALLREGDDAVMVSQFHMELQGLRIVEGEDPPRILHLNPRLKGDWSGKPVIEQNTCYRMQWGTAQRCEGWKSKADEETIDGQLKCEKWIRDDDDHSEESKTSWWLNRLIGRTKKVSVDWPYPFAEGKLFVLTLSAGLEGYHVSVDGRHITSFPYRTGFALEDATGLTLNGDIDVHSLFAASLPTLHPNYAPQRHLEMSRKWQAPPFPEKPVEMFVGILSAGNHFAERMAVRKSWMQHKLIKSSNVVARFFVALHPRKEVNVELKKEAEFFGDIVIVPYMDNYDLVVLKTVAICEYGVRKLSAKYVMKCDDDTFVRLDAVMDEVKKVPEGKSLYIGNVNYYHKPLXYGKWAVTYEEWPEEEYPPYANGPGYVLSSDIAHFIVSEFEKLRLRLFKMEDVSVGMWVEQFNSSGPVEYVHSYKFCQFGCIKDYYTAHYQSPRQMICMWEKLQEQGRPLCCNMR, from the exons ATGAAGAGGCCTAAATCGGAAAAGTTGGACATGGTCTTGTCGTTGACGAGGCAAAGATCCCTCCAAATCTTGATCTGCGTAGGCCTCTTGTACGTAGTCCTAGTCACTGTGGAGATTCCCTTCGTTTTCATATCTGGGTTCAACTCCCTCTCCCAGGAGACCCTGTCTCGCCCCCAGACCCAGCTCCAAACCGGCCGCGACTTGCAGGAGAAAGACGCCCCCACGCGGCCCCACGTCACCGTTTCTCAGAACTCCGACGAGTTGGCCCCCACCCGGCTCGCCGAGCCCAGGAACATCGTCTCCGGCTTGAACTTCGAGAAGACGTGGAAGACTGGCGTTACCGGCG TTCTCGGGCTCGACAAGTCGGCAAAGGTCGCCTGGGAGGTGGGTCGCCAGTTTTGGGACGAATTGCAATCTGGGAAGCTGAATATCATCAACCAGAAGCCCAAGAATGGGTCGGAATCGTGCCCGAATTCGGTGTCTCTATCTGGGTCGGAATTCTTGAACCGGAAGAGGTTGATGGTGTTGCCCTGCGGGCTTACGCTGGGGTCCCACATAACGGTTGTTGGGAAACCTAGGTCGGCCCATGCAGAGCACGATCCGAAGATAGCTCTGTTGAGGGAGGGAGACGACGCGGTCATGGTCTCGCAGTTTCACATGGAGCTGCAGGGGTTGAGGATTGTGGAGGGCGAGGACCCGCCTCGGATTTTACATTTGAATCCCAGGTTAAAGGGTGATTGGAGCGGGAAGCCGGTGATCGAGCAGAACACTTGCTATAGGATGCAATGGGGGACGGCGCAGCGGTGCGAAGGGTGGAAATCTAAGGCTGATGAAGAGACCA TTGACGGCCAATTGAAGTGTGAGAAGTGGATCCGTGATGATGACGATCACTCTGAGGAGTCCAAGACATCATGGTGGTTGAACCGGCTCATAGGGCGGACAAAGAAGGTGTCGGTTGATTGGCCGTATCCATTTGCTGAAGGCAAGCTCTTCGTTCTAACTCTTAGTGCTGGATTGGAGGGTTATCATGTTAGTGTCGACGGAAGGCACATCACATCTTTTCCTTATCGCACT GGTTTTGCTCTTGAAGATGCGACTGGCCTAACTTTAAATGGCGATATCGATGTTCATTCCCTATTTGCCGCTTCTCTACCAACTTTACATCCTAATTATGCTCCACAGAGACATCTTGAGATGTCAAGGAAATGGCAAGCCCCGCCTTTTCCCGAAAAACCTGTAGAAATGTTCGTCGGCATCCTTTCAGCGGGTAACCATTTCGCAGAGCGAATGGCTGTGAGGAAGTCCTGGATGCAGCATAAGCTTATCAAATCTTCAAATGTAGTAGCTCGCTTCTTCGTAGCATTG CATCCTCGGAAGGAAGTGAATGTGGAATTAAAGAAAGAGGCAGAGTTTTTCGGTGACATTGTTATAGTCCCTTACATGGATAATTATGACCTCGTTGTCCTCAAAACAGTGGCCATTTGCGAATATGGG GTTCGCAAATTGTCGGCCAAGTACGTGATGAAATGTGATGACGATACATTTGTGAGGTTGGATGCAGTTATGGATGAAGTCAAGAAGGTACCTGAAGGAAAGAGCTTGTATATTGGGAACGTCAACTACTACCATAAGCCAC GATACGGCAAATGGGCAGTCACATATGAG GAATGGCCTGAGGAAGAGTATCCGCCTTATGCAAATGGACCAGGCTACGTTTTGTCCTCTGACATTGCACACTTCATCGTGTCTGAGTTTGAGAAGCTTAGACTAAGG CTGTTCAAGATGGAGGACGTGAGCGTGGGGATGTGGGTGGAGCAGTTCAACAGCTCGGGACCCGTCGAGTACGTGCACAGTTACAAGTTCTGCCAATTCGGGTGCATAAAGGATTACTACACGGCGCACTATCAGTCCCCGCGGCAGATGATCTGCATGTGGGAGAAGTTGCAAGAACAAGGCCGGCCCTTGTGCTGCAACATGAGATGA
- the LOC104427829 gene encoding transcription factor MYB35: MRPPCTDKTNNRRGPWATEEDPRTIVQGTGNWGLAPRKAGLRRCGKSCKPRWSNYHQPDSKHEVFTPQEEELIIRLHVIIGSRWSIIAQQLPGRTDNDVKNHWNTKLRKKLKEMGIDPVTHKPFSQVLRDYGNIDGTTRESQIGSMDPPQAFSDLNTHQTPPNVTSRTDTDTAQNNHSLDLLAQLHAIKLVTEASTCSAHGKATFMPLNTSSLPPTSSSSTRSAALQSFRWSDFLIEDPTLPAELSKEGIRMRPQSEIKNEGREEGNETGGFHQNGTSNGHKGSSIPSSDGSFVESILNQNEEMFMEFPELWEEPLY, encoded by the exons ATGAGACCCCCTTGCACTGACAAGACGAACAATAGACGGGGTCCTTGGGCTACTGAAGAAGACCCAAGGACGATCGTTCAAGGGACCGGAAATTGGGGCCTTGCCCCCCGAAAAGCAG GTCTTAGAAGATGTGGGAAAAGTTGCAAGCCCAGATGGAGCAATTACCATCAACCAGATTCGAAGCATGAGGTCTTCACACCACAGGAAGAGGAGCTCATAATCAGGCTCCATGTAATCATAGGCAGCAG GTGGTCCATCATCGCCCAGCAACTTCCAGGGAGGACTGACAACGATGTGAAGAACCACTGGAATACCAAGCTCCGGAAGAAGCTGAAAGAGATGGGGATTGACCCGGTTACGCACAAGCCTTTCTCTCAAGTCCTGAGAGACTATGGAAACATAGACGGCACCACGAGAGAAAGCCAAATCGGGTCCATGGATCCACCCCAAGCATTTTCAGACCTAAACACCCACCAAACACCACCAAACGTAACAAGTAGAACTGACACAGACACTGCCCAAAACAATCACTCCCTAGACCTTCTTGCCCAGCTTCATGCCATAAAGTTGGTCACAGAAGCCTCAACTTGCTCTGCACATGGCAAAGCGACATTCATGCCTTTGAATACCTCGTCCTTGCCTCccacttcttcctcttccacCCGGTCCGCAGCACTGCAGAGCTTCAGATGGAGTGATTTTCTTATTGAAGACCCAACTTTGCCAGCTGAACTTTCGAAGGAAGGGATCAGGATGAGACCACAGAGTGAGATCAAGAATGAGGGCAGAGAGGAAGGTAATGAGACAGGAGGTTTTCATCAGAATGGCACAAGCAATGGCCATAAAGGGTCATCAATTCCATCCTCAGATGGTTCATTTGTGGAATCCATTTTGAACCAGAACGAGGAGATGTTCATGGAGTTTCCTGAACTATGGGAGGAGCCACTCTACTAA
- the LOC104426324 gene encoding transcription factor bHLH79 — MDPPIVNESSFSAANPSSYSLAEIWPFNGEPGNGGLGLRMGNLSGFLDGQMNRDGSAEVSTVTEQSGGGGIGRKRKDVSSEDESSKMVSTSSANDLNMSNGKRIKSLVSRHDNGGSRAEGESSSAAGDKQAGQIAKPSEPPKKDYIHVRARRGQATDSHSLAERARREKISERMKILQDLVPGCNKVIGKALILDEIINYIQSLQNQVEFLSMKLEAVNSRMNINPTIDGFPAKDLGGQPFDATGVMHASQAARQYSQGSQSEWLHMQLGGGFERPM, encoded by the exons ATGGATCCTCCAATTGTCAATGAATCTTCGTTCTCCGCTGCGAACCCATCTTCCTACAGTTTGGCTGAGATTTGGCCGTTCAATGGGGAGCCGGGTAATGGCGGGTTGGGGCTCCGAATGGGGAATTTGAGCGGGTTCTTGGATGGTCAGATGAACCGGGACGGGTCGGCGGAGGTGTCCACCGTGACGGAGCAAAGCGGTGGTGGAGGAATtgggaggaagaggaaggatgTGAGTTCGGAGGACGAGTCCTCCAAAATGGTGTCCACTAGTAGTGCCAATGATCTG AACATGTCAAATGGAAAGCGCATAAAGTCACTGGTTTCAAGGCATGACAATGGTGGATCAAGAGCTGAAGGAGAATCAAGTTCTGCTGCTGGTGATAAGCAGGCTGGACAGATTGCAAAGCCCTCTGAACCACCAAAGAAGGATTATATTCATGTCAGAGCACGAAGAGGCCAAGCTACAGATAGTCATAGCCTAGCTGAGAGA GCAAGGAGAGAAAAGATCAGTGAGCGGATGAAGATTCTTCAAGACTTAGTCCCTGGATGCAACAAG GTTATTGGAAAAGCACTCATCCTTGATGAGATTATCAACTACATTCAGTCACTGCAGAATCAGGTCGAG TTCTTATCAATGAAGCTTGAAGCAGTCAATTCAAGGATGAACATCAATCCTACTATTGATGGATTTCCAGCAAAAGAT CTTGGTGGGCAGCCATTTGATGCAACTGGGGTGATGCATGCTTCGCAAGCAGCAAGACAGTACAGTCAAGGATCGCAATCAGAATGGTTGCATATGCAGTTAGGTGGGGGTTTCGAGAGGCCGATGTGA